In Deltaproteobacteria bacterium, the sequence GAACCTTTTTGTAAAAAGGTTCCCTCAGACTCCCTCCAAAAACTTTTAATGCGAGTTGGTTTCCCCCTGTTTTGCCTGGCAAAACAGGGGGAAACCAACTCGTATTGAAAGTCTTTGAAGGGGGGCTGGGGGAAACTTTCTACAGAAAGTTTCCCCCAGTGTAATAAATCAGAGCTTCCCTAATCAGAAAATAATCAGAAATCGACGCGCGCGACGTATGAGCCCGAAGGCCGCTCTGCGTCCCTTCGTGACTACGACGCTCATGAAGATTCAACGGTTTTTCTTTGCCTACTTTCTTTTTCCCAAAAAGAAAGTAGGGGGCGGCGGGCGGCGGTGGTCTCGTCGACGCGGGCCACGTATGTGGTGTGGGGGGCGTTTTTAAGGAGCCGGGGGTCTTTTTCGGCCTCGGCTGCTATGGCTTCCATGGCCTCGATGAAGTCGTCGAGCGTTTCGGGCGACTCGGTCTCGGTGGGCTCCACCATGAGGGCTCCCTGTACGACGAGGGGGAAGTAGACGGTCGGCGGGTGGAAACCGTAGTCCATGAGGCGTTTTGCCACGTCCATGGTCGTTACGCCGTATGGGGTCAAACGCTTGTCCGAGAATACGCACTCGTGCATGCAGGGCTCGTCGTAGGGGAGGTGGTAGGTCTTTTTGAGACGCTCCTTGAGGTAGTTGGCGCTCAGTATGGCCGTTTCGCTGACGCGCCGCAGCCCGTCGTCACCGAGGCGGCGGATGTAGGCGAGGGCCTTGACCATGACGGCGAAGTTTCCGTAGAAGGCCTTGAGCCGTCCGATGGAGCGCGGGCGGTCGTAGTCGAACCTGAAGCCGTCGGGGCCTTTCGCTAACCTCGGCGTCGGCAGGTAGGGCTCGAGCGGCGCCGACACTCCGACGGGGCCGCTTCCGGGGCCTCCTCCGCCGTGGGGGGTGGAGAAGGTCTTGTGGAGGTTGAACTGTATGATGTCCACGCCGAGCCCTCCGAGGTCGACGAGTCCCATGAGGGCGTTGAAGTTAGCGCCGTCGCAGTAGACGAGACCGCCGCGGCTGTGGACGATGGCGGCGATATCCTTTATATGGCGCTCGAAGAGGCCGAGGGTGTTGGGGTTTGTGAGCATGACGGCGGCGGTCTGCTCGTCCATGACGGCTTCCACGGCCTCCGGCGTGACCACCCCGCGGCCGCCGCTCTTTACGGCCACCACGTCGAAGCCCGCGAGGGCGCAGCTTGCGGGATTGGTGCCGTGGGCCGTGTCGGGGATTATGACTTTTGTGCGACGCTCGCCGCGGTCGCGGAAGTATGCGGCCGCCATGAGCATGCCGCAGAGCTCGCCGTGGGCGCCGGCGGCGGGCTGGAGCGTGACGGCCGCCATGCCGCTGAGCCTTGTGAGGGCCTCCTCGAGCTCGCAGAGGATCTCGAGCGCACCCTGCACCGTCTCCTCGGGCTGGTACG encodes:
- a CDS encoding glycine dehydrogenase subunit 2, giving the protein MKETERLLFEISSPGRRGVEPAPSDVPAVDPSQTLGERLLRHCLEGLPEVSEPDVVRHYTRLSQKNFGIDTGFYPLGSCTMKYNPKVNEEVAALPGFSAIHPYQPEETVQGALEILCELEEALTRLSGMAAVTLQPAAGAHGELCGMLMAAAYFRDRGERRTKVIIPDTAHGTNPASCALAGFDVVAVKSGGRGVVTPEAVEAVMDEQTAAVMLTNPNTLGLFERHIKDIAAIVHSRGGLVYCDGANFNALMGLVDLGGLGVDIIQFNLHKTFSTPHGGGGPGSGPVGVSAPLEPYLPTPRLAKGPDGFRFDYDRPRSIGRLKAFYGNFAVMVKALAYIRRLGDDGLRRVSETAILSANYLKERLKKTYHLPYDEPCMHECVFSDKRLTPYGVTTMDVAKRLMDYGFHPPTVYFPLVVQGALMVEPTETESPETLDDFIEAMEAIAAEAEKDPRLLKNAPHTTYVARVDETTAARRPLLSFWEKESRQRKTVESS